The genomic interval ATCCACCACTCTACCACGACCACCCACCACGCTctatcaccaccacaatcaCCACAATCACCACAATCACTCCCactctcaactccaactccagGGTAACCAATTACCCTTTTGGGACGTAAGGCTATTAGACTCACAATGGTTGCtaggagggggaggggggatCATGGGACTAGATGGGGCTATAAATGCGACGGGTGCAACGTGGTCGACCGCGCAATAGATGCCATTTATGCATGTAGCGCTGGTGGAACGAATGCGACGCTCTGATTGGCCGTCTGTTGGTCTTGGATTGTCCGGCGACGGTCCTCGGTTACCAAACAACcccaacttttttttttcttcttctgttaAAGTCCAAAATCCAATCCCCAAATGCGCACACAAGGTTTGTCAACGTGCAGGACAAAGTCTACAGTCTCATGCAGTCTGCCTCCGATTGCTGTTTACCACACAAAGAACCGCCCGTAGCTCTCTGAGCCAAAGCTTGGCGGTAGGTGCAAGGTCTAACCAAATAAATCCCCCCGGGGCCCCCCGTTTTTTGTGCATTTGAAAACTTTCCGGAGACATTGTCCAACACCTCGTCCATAGTCCGCGACTTACACTTACACTTACACCAACCAACACTTACACCCATCTTCACCCACAACCCGCCTCTACAATGGTTCTCCGACCCCTGATTGGCGCCTTCACCATCCTGCTGATTGCAGGAGCCACCCTGCTGTCCTTCTTCGTGCTGCTTGCCGGCGCGCGAGACTCGGCCCCCCTCAACAACTTCTACTGGTTGGAGGCGGAAACCTCCAACATCCCCGGGGCTCACGACTTCACCCGATGGACCACCTACAACTTCTGCGGCGTGTCCACTGACAACAAGAACTTCGAGTGCTCCAAGAACCAGGCCGACTTCCCTTTTGACCCCGTGCGAAACTTTGGCACCGAAGAGGGCATCCCCCAGGAGTTCATTGGCACCCACAAGTGGTACTACCTGACCCGGTTCGCCTTCCCCTTCTACCTGatttctctcttcttcactGTCATcactctgtttgtgtcgctctTTTCGCTGTGCTCGCGTCTGGGCTCCGCACTGGCCATCTCCGCCAACGCCAtctccgtcttcttctggaccaTTGCCGCCTCCCTGTCCACCGCCTGCTACTCCCAGGCCAAGGGCAAGTTCGACCAGGCCCACCTGGGCACCAAGATGTTTGCCTTCATCTGGACCACCGAGttcattctgctgctcaccCTCTTTTTCTTTGGGTTTGCCTGCTGCTCCCGAAAGCAGTCCTCTAAGGTGAGTTACTAACTGCTTTGCCCAATCTCCCCCCTCGCGTGGAGAATCGCGCTGGCCTTGTGATAGTCTTACTAACCAAAGGTCGAGTCGTACTCTGAGAAACAACCCCGTGCTAACAAATTCTTTAGAACTTCGCGTAAGTCCAAATCCACTGGAGTCACGTCGGCCGCATAATGTACAATAGAGCGACACCAAAACACAACtcagacacacacatatCGACCCCTTCGACCCCTTGTGAGTCTTTGATGCGCAGCGATCGCAAAACAAACAAGATGACGACGAAACATGCAGCCTTGTCGATCTAGGCGATGATGAAGACAATGGCAAAGACGACGATGATTACAACTgcgacaacaacagcacGGTCACAATTCCCGTGTTAACCCCCATTCCCTTTCATTACAAGACAACACAATTGGTGCTAAAACTTTCCCAATCCCCCCCCCACCTAAAATCCCCTCTGCGATTCTTCTTTTCTAATTTCTCGACATGATACTAATACCCGGCTCTAGTCTtgtttcttctgcttcttggaccACCCCTTTTGAAAACATGTCACCTCAGTTTAATTTCTTACTGCACCCAATTGTCACCTTGtattttaattttattCATACACTCATGTTTAGCCGTActgaaaaaaagacaaaaataaataaaataacATAAAAGTCAATGTAGTATTGGCTTTCTATGACGTTGGTGTCCTGATTAGGACCAGGAATGTGTCTTTTTGGAAGCTAAAAACCTTAAAGTTGCTAGTTTCGGAAATAAACATCCCGATTGGGACTCTTCAAAACACTGCTGTGGAATGTGTTACCAGGAGCCACCGTCGTCATCATTCACGTTCTCCCGAGTGAGTGCGGCTCCCCTAGCAACCAGGTGTGTGTATTT from Yarrowia lipolytica chromosome 1F, complete sequence carries:
- a CDS encoding uncharacterized protein (Compare to YALI0F12331g, weakly similar to uniprot|P40169 Saccharomyces cerevisiae YNL194c); its protein translation is MVLRPLIGAFTILLIAGATLLSFFVLLAGARDSAPLNNFYWLEAETSNIPGAHDFTRWTTYNFCGVSTDNKNFECSKNQADFPFDPVRNFGTEEGIPQEFIGTHKWYYLTRFAFPFYLISLFFTVITLFVSLFSLCSRLGSALAISANAISVFFWTIAASLSTACYSQAKGKFDQAHLGTKMFAFIWTTEFILLLTLFFFGFACCSRKQSSKVESYSEKQPRANKFFRTSRKSKSTGVTSAA